The Engystomops pustulosus chromosome 1, aEngPut4.maternal, whole genome shotgun sequence genome has a window encoding:
- the LOC140116380 gene encoding elongation factor 2-like has product MVNFTVDQIRAIMDKKSNIRNMSVIAHVDHGKSTLTDSLVCKAGIIASARAGETRFTDTRKDEQERCITIKSTAISLYYELLDTDMAFIKQSKDGSGFLINLIDSPGHVDFSSEVTAALRVTDGALVVVDCVSGVCVQTETVLRQAIAERIKPVLMMNKMDRALLELQLSPEELYQTFQRIVENVNVIISTYGEGESGPMGKMMIDPVAGTVGFGSGLHGWAFTLKQFAEMYVAKFAAKGEKATLAPAERATKVEDMMKKLWGDKFHDPSNGKFSKTATNSEGKKLPRTFSQLILDPIFKMFDAIMNFKKEETAKLIEKLDIKLDAEDRDKEGKPLLKAVMRRWLPAGDALLQMITIHLPSPVTAQKYRCELLYEGPPDDEAAMGVKNCDPKGPLMMYISKMVPTSDKGRFYAFGRVFSGIVSTGQKVRIMGPNYTPGKKEDLYLKPIQRTILMMGRYVEPIEDVPCGNIVGLVGVDQFLVKTGTITTFEHAHNMRVMKFSVSPVVRVAVEAKNPADLPKLVEGLKRLAKSDPMVQCIIEESGEHIIAGAGELHLEICLKDLEEDHACIPIKKSDPVVSYRETVSEESDQLCLSKSPNKHNRLYMKARPFPDGLAEDIDKGDVSSRQELKQRARYLAEKYEWDVAEARKIWCFGPDGTGPNVLVDVTKGVQYLNEIKDSVVAGFQWATKEGPLSEENMRGARFDIHDVTLHADAIHRGGGQIIPTARRVLYAAALTAQPRLMEPIYLVEIQCPEQVVGGIYGVLNRKRGHVFEEAQVAGTPMFVVKAYLPVNESFGFTADLRSNTGGQAFPQCVFDHWQILPGDPFDATSRPCQVVAETRKRKGLKEGVPALDNFLDKL; this is encoded by the exons GTGAACTTCACGGTAGATCAGATCCGAGCGATCATGGACAAAAAGTCCAACATCAGAAACATGTCTGTGATTGCTCACGTTGACCATGGAAAATCCACCCTGACCGATTCCTTGGTGTGCAAAGCCGGAATCATCGCGTCGGCCAGAGCCGGAGAAACACGTTTCACGGACACCCGCAAGGATGAGCAGGAGCGCTGCATCACCATCAAGTCCAC AGCTATCTCCTTGTACTACGAGCTCTTGGACACCGACATGGCTTTCATCAAGCAGTCCAAGGACGGTTCTGGTTTCCTGATCAATCTGATCGATTCCCCCGGGCACGTAGACTTTTCATCAGAAGTGACGGCCGCCCTCCGTGTTACAGATGGCGCCCTTGTGGTGGTGGACTGTGTGTCGG GTGTTTGCGTTCAGACCGAGACCGTTTTGCGACAGGCGATTGCCGAACGGATCAAACCCGTCCTCATGATGAACAAGATGGACCGAGCGCTGCTGGAGCTTCAGCTGAGCCCCGAGGAGCTATACCAGACCTTCCAGAGGATCGTGGAGAACGTCAACGTCATCATCTCCACgtacggggagggggagagcGGCCCCATGGGCAAAATGATG ATTGACCCAGTGGCCGGAACAGTCGGCTTTGGGTCGGGTCTTCACGGTTGGGCCTTCACCCTCAAGCAGTTTGCGGAAATGTACGTCGCCAAGTTTGCCGCCAAAGGCGAGAAGGCGACACTTGCTCCAGCCGAGCGAGCGACTAAAGTGGAAGACATGATGAAGAAATTATGGGGAGACAA GTTTCACGATCCCTCCAATGGCAAATTCAGCAAAACTGCCACCAACAGTGAAGGCAAGAAGCTGCCGCGGACGTTCAGCCAGCTGATACTGGACCCCATCTTCAAG ATGTTTGACGCCATCATGAACTTCAAAAAAGAGGAGACGGCCAAGTTGATCGAGAAACTGGACATCAAGCTGGACGCAGAAGACAGGGATAAGGAAGGGAAACCTCTGCTCAAG gcagtgatgAGGCGCTGGCTCCCCGCAGGAGACGCCCTGCTGCAGATGATCACCATCCACCTGCCTTCTCCCGTTACGGCTCAGAAATACCGCTGCGAGCTGCTGTACGAGGGGCCGCCTGACGACGAGGCTGCTATGG GTGTGAAAAACTGTGACCCCAAAGGCCCCCTGATGATGTACATCTCCAAAATGGTGCCCACATCCGATAAAGGGCGATTCTACGCCTTTGGTCGTGTATTTTCTGGAATTGTATCAACCGGACAGAAAGTGCGGATTATGGGTCCTAACTACACCCCAGGGAAGAAGGAGGACCTCTACCTAAAGCCTATTCAGAG GACAATCCTTATGATGGGACGTTACGTGGAGCCCATCGAGGATGTGCCTTGCGGTAACATAGTCGGTCTTGTTGGAGTTGACCAGTTCCTGGTGAAGACGGGAACCATCACCACCtttgagcatgcccacaacatgcGAGTGATGAAGTTCAGCGTCAGTCCTGTCGTCCGAGTCGCTGTGGAGGCGAAGAATCCCGCGGACCTCCCGAAACTGGTGGAAGGCTTGAAACGTCTGGCCAAGTCTGATCCCATGGTGCAG TGCATCATTGAGGAATCGGGAGAGCACATCATTGCCGGTGCTGGAGAGTTACATCTAGAGATCTGCCTCAAAGACCTTGAAGAAGATCACGCGTGCATCCCCATCAAG AAATCGGACCCCGTTGTGTCCTACAGGGAGACAGTCAGCGAGGAATCGGATCAGCTCTGCTTGTCCAAATCCCCCAACAAGCACAACCGCCTGTACATGAAGGCCCGGCCCTTCCCTGACGGACTGGCTGAGGACATCGACAAGGGGGACGTCAGTTCCCGGCAGGAGTTGAAGCAGCGTGCCCGCTACCTGGCAGAGAAGTACGAGTGGGACGTGGCCGAGGCCAGGAAGATCTGGTGCTTCGGTCCTGATGGAACTGGGCCCAACGTCTTGGTAGACGTTACAAAAGGAGTCCAGTACCTCAATGAGATCAAGGACAGTGTTGTGGCCGGCTTCCAGTGGGCTACCAAGGAG GGGCCTCTGTCTGAAGAGAACATGAGAGGCGCCAGGTTTGACATCCATGACGTGACGCTCCATGCTGACGCCATACATCGCGGTGGGGGACAGATTATCCCAACTGCTAGAAGAGTTCTGTATGCGGCCGCCCTCACAGCCCAGCCCAGGCTCATGGAGCCCATCTACCTGGTGGAGATTCAG TGCCCCGAGCAGGTGGTTGGTGGCATCTATGGCGTCCTGAACCGGAAACGAGGACACGTCTTTGAGGAGGCTCAAGTAGCCGGAACGCCCATGTTTGTGGTGAAAGCTTATCTACCTGTCAACGAATCCTTTG GTTTCACCGCGGATCTCAGGTCCAACACCGGGGGTCAGGCCTTCCCGCAGTGCGTGTTTGACCACTGGCAGATCCTTCCCGGAGATCCATTTGATGCCACCTCTCGCCCGTGTCAAGTAGTGGCAGAAACCCGAAAACGTAAAGGTTTGAAGGAAGGAGTCCCAGCCCTGGATAACTTCCTGGACAAATTGTAA